The Nocardioides sp. S-1144 genome includes a region encoding these proteins:
- a CDS encoding CBS domain-containing protein yields MAVAARDIMTGGVQCARVDETVTEAARTMRDLQVGSLPICGADDRLQGMITDRDIVLRCVAEGLDTTQAEVQDHAGAEVVTIGADDSVEEMLRTMREARVRRLPVIDGHDLVGMISQADVARNLPDELVGALVETISEFPSSG; encoded by the coding sequence ATGGCTGTGGCTGCCCGCGACATCATGACCGGCGGCGTGCAGTGCGCCCGCGTCGACGAGACGGTCACCGAGGCCGCGCGCACGATGCGGGACCTGCAGGTCGGGTCGCTGCCGATCTGCGGCGCGGACGACCGGCTGCAGGGGATGATCACCGACCGCGACATCGTGCTCCGCTGCGTCGCCGAGGGCCTGGACACCACCCAGGCCGAGGTCCAGGACCACGCCGGCGCGGAGGTCGTCACCATCGGTGCCGACGACTCGGTCGAGGAGATGCTGAGGACGATGCGCGAGGCCCGGGTGCGGCGCCTGCCCGTGATCGACGGCCACGACCTCGTGGGCATGATCAGCCAGGCCGACGTCGCCCGGAACCTGCCCGACGAGCTGGTCGGCGCCCTCGTCGAGACGATCTCGGAGTTCCCGAGCAGCGGCTGA
- a CDS encoding RNA polymerase sigma factor: MALPAEARVAAAAGTTRKTATAAAKKAAPAEAETAEAPAPAKKAAPAAKKAPAKKAAPAARTTAAAAKKAAAAGAVGTIGADGKKILPDVPDEQFEKDVEADPTIKADEQEATATSSFVISAADESDEPVQQVMVAGATADPVKDYLKQIGKVPLLNAEMEVELAKRIEAGLFSEEKLAKGGKLTPKVHEELEWISEDGRRAKNHLLEANLRLVVSLAKRYTGRGMLFLDLIQEGNLGLIRAVEKFDYTKGYKFSTYATWWIRQAITRAMADQARTIRIPVHMVEVINKLARVQRQMLQDLGREPTPEELAKELDMTPEKVIEVQKYGREPISLHTPLGEDGDSEFGDLIEDSEAIVPADAVSFTLLQEQLHAVLDTLSEREAGVVSMRFGLTDGQPKTLDEIGKVYGVTRERIRQIESKTMSKLRHPSRSQVLRDYLD; encoded by the coding sequence GTGGCCCTGCCGGCCGAGGCCCGCGTCGCCGCGGCTGCCGGCACGACCCGCAAGACGGCCACGGCGGCCGCGAAGAAGGCGGCTCCCGCCGAGGCCGAGACCGCCGAGGCCCCTGCCCCGGCGAAGAAGGCCGCGCCCGCCGCCAAGAAGGCTCCGGCCAAGAAGGCCGCGCCCGCCGCGAGGACGACCGCGGCCGCGGCGAAGAAGGCGGCAGCGGCCGGGGCGGTCGGCACCATCGGCGCCGACGGCAAGAAGATCCTGCCCGACGTCCCCGACGAGCAGTTCGAGAAGGACGTCGAGGCCGACCCGACCATCAAGGCCGACGAGCAGGAGGCGACCGCCACCTCGTCGTTCGTGATCTCCGCCGCCGACGAGTCCGACGAGCCGGTCCAGCAGGTCATGGTCGCCGGCGCGACGGCCGACCCCGTCAAGGACTACCTCAAGCAGATCGGCAAGGTGCCGCTCCTCAACGCCGAGATGGAGGTCGAGCTCGCCAAGCGGATCGAGGCCGGCCTGTTCTCGGAGGAGAAGCTGGCCAAGGGCGGCAAGCTGACGCCGAAGGTCCACGAGGAGCTCGAGTGGATCTCCGAGGACGGCCGCCGCGCCAAGAACCACCTCCTCGAGGCCAACCTGCGGCTCGTCGTGTCGCTGGCCAAGCGCTACACCGGTCGCGGCATGCTCTTCCTCGACCTGATCCAGGAGGGCAACCTCGGCCTGATCCGTGCGGTCGAGAAGTTCGACTACACCAAGGGCTACAAGTTCTCGACCTACGCGACCTGGTGGATCCGTCAGGCCATCACCCGCGCGATGGCCGACCAGGCCCGCACGATCCGCATCCCCGTGCACATGGTCGAGGTCATCAACAAGCTCGCCCGCGTCCAGCGGCAGATGCTGCAGGACCTCGGCCGCGAGCCCACGCCGGAGGAGCTCGCCAAGGAGCTCGACATGACCCCGGAGAAGGTCATCGAGGTCCAGAAGTACGGCCGCGAGCCCATCTCGCTGCACACGCCCCTCGGTGAGGACGGCGACAGCGAGTTCGGTGACCTCATCGAGGACTCCGAGGCGATCGTCCCGGCCGACGCCGTGTCGTTCACGCTCCTGCAGGAGCAGCTGCACGCCGTCCTCGACACGCTCTCCGAGCGCGAGGCGGGCGTCGTCAGCATGCGGTTCGGCCTCACCGACGGCCAGCCGAAGACCCTCGACGAGATCGGCAAGGTCTACGGCGTGACCCGCGAGCGGATCCGGCAGATCGAGTCGAAGACCATGTCGAAGCTGCGCCACCCGAGCCGGTCGCAGGTGCTGCGCGACTACCTCGACTGA
- a CDS encoding DUF7455 domain-containing protein, with product MTTATAPSAALTAEDRCDRCGAQAYLRVELQSGGEMLFCAHHAREHGDKLKEVAATVQDETHKLAPTAATPPTE from the coding sequence ATGACGACTGCAACCGCCCCCAGCGCTGCACTGACTGCTGAGGACCGCTGCGACCGCTGCGGTGCCCAGGCCTACCTTCGCGTCGAGCTCCAGAGCGGCGGTGAGATGCTCTTCTGCGCCCACCACGCCCGCGAGCACGGAGACAAGCTCAAGGAGGTGGCCGCCACCGTCCAGGACGAGACCCACAAGCTCGCCCCGACGGCGGCCACCCCGCCCACCGAGTAG
- a CDS encoding DNA gyrase/topoisomerase IV subunit B: protein MGARFPQAPAARPRSPTIADNTYNAAHLLVLEGLEAVRKRPGMYIGSTDTRGLMHCLWEIIDNGVDEALAGAARRVEVTLHPDGSAEVHDDGRGIPTDKEPKTGLPGVEVVATKLHAGGKFGGGSYVATGGLHGVGLSVVNALSARMDIDVDRSPSSQGLSFRHGAAGVFVGEGPDAAFEERSGLTRKGRRVAKGASGTRIRFWPDRRIFTKDATFELEGLVGRARQTSFIVPGLELVIRDLRGETPTEEKFRHDGGIAEFTEFLSTDAPVTEVLRIQGSGSFTETVPMLDDKGHMTPQDVERELGVDIALRWGTGYDTELRSFVNVIATPKGGTHVAGFEAALTTPFNEAMRAAKVLKVNDPPVEKSDILEGMTAVVTVRQAEPQFEGQTKEILGTPAVRSEVRKIVARELTAFLGSTRAADKRQSRPLMDKVHGAARTRIAARQHKDTQRRKNALESSTLPSKLADCRSGDNDRTELFIVEGDSALGTAKLARNSEFQALLPIRGKILNVQKASIGDMLKNAECASIIQVVGAGSGRTFELEARRYGRIIFMADADSDGAHIRCLLATLFFKYMPDLITAGRVYTAVPPLHRIEVSNPRKGQEKYVYTYSDDELQRKLAELKKKNIRWKDPVQRYKGLGEMDADQLAETTMDPRHRTLRKLTVDDADVAASVFELLMGSDVAPRKEFIVQGAYEVDVEALDA from the coding sequence ATGGGGGCGAGGTTCCCGCAGGCCCCAGCAGCTCGTCCCAGGAGTCCCACGATCGCCGACAACACCTACAACGCCGCCCACCTCCTCGTCCTGGAGGGGCTCGAGGCGGTGCGCAAGCGTCCGGGCATGTACATCGGGTCGACCGACACCCGGGGCCTCATGCACTGCCTGTGGGAGATCATCGACAACGGCGTCGACGAGGCGCTGGCCGGCGCCGCGCGCCGCGTCGAGGTGACGCTGCACCCCGACGGCTCGGCCGAGGTGCACGACGACGGCCGCGGCATCCCGACCGACAAGGAGCCGAAGACCGGGCTCCCCGGCGTCGAGGTGGTCGCGACCAAGCTGCACGCCGGCGGCAAGTTCGGCGGCGGTTCCTACGTCGCCACCGGCGGCCTGCACGGCGTCGGCCTCTCGGTCGTGAACGCGCTCTCGGCGCGGATGGACATCGACGTCGACCGCTCGCCCAGCAGCCAGGGCCTCAGCTTCCGGCACGGGGCGGCCGGCGTCTTCGTTGGCGAGGGGCCCGACGCGGCGTTCGAGGAGCGCAGCGGCCTGACCCGCAAGGGCCGGCGCGTCGCCAAGGGCGCCTCGGGCACCCGCATCCGGTTCTGGCCCGACCGCCGGATCTTCACCAAGGACGCCACCTTCGAGCTCGAGGGCCTCGTGGGCCGGGCCCGCCAGACGTCGTTCATCGTGCCGGGCCTCGAGCTGGTCATCCGCGACCTGCGCGGCGAGACCCCCACGGAGGAGAAGTTCCGCCACGACGGCGGCATCGCGGAGTTCACCGAGTTCCTCAGCACCGACGCGCCGGTCACCGAGGTGCTGCGCATCCAGGGGTCGGGCTCGTTCACCGAGACGGTCCCGATGCTCGACGACAAGGGCCACATGACCCCCCAGGACGTCGAGCGCGAGCTCGGCGTCGACATCGCGCTGCGGTGGGGCACCGGCTACGACACCGAGCTGCGCTCGTTCGTCAACGTGATCGCCACCCCGAAGGGCGGCACGCACGTCGCGGGCTTCGAGGCCGCCCTGACCACGCCGTTCAACGAGGCGATGCGCGCCGCGAAGGTGCTCAAGGTCAACGACCCGCCCGTCGAGAAGAGCGACATCCTCGAGGGGATGACCGCGGTGGTCACCGTCCGGCAGGCCGAGCCGCAGTTCGAGGGCCAGACCAAGGAGATCCTCGGCACGCCGGCGGTGCGCTCGGAGGTCCGCAAGATCGTCGCCCGCGAGCTGACCGCGTTCCTCGGCTCGACCCGTGCCGCCGACAAGCGGCAGTCGCGTCCGCTGATGGACAAGGTCCACGGGGCCGCGCGCACCCGGATCGCGGCGCGCCAGCACAAGGACACGCAGCGCCGCAAGAACGCCCTGGAGTCCTCGACGCTGCCGTCGAAGCTGGCCGACTGCCGCTCGGGCGACAACGACCGCACCGAGCTGTTCATCGTCGAGGGCGACTCCGCCCTCGGCACCGCCAAGCTGGCCCGCAACTCGGAGTTCCAGGCGCTGCTGCCCATCCGCGGCAAGATCCTCAACGTCCAGAAGGCCTCGATCGGCGACATGCTCAAGAACGCCGAGTGCGCCTCGATCATCCAGGTCGTCGGTGCCGGCTCCGGCCGCACCTTCGAGCTCGAGGCCCGGCGCTACGGCCGGATCATCTTCATGGCCGACGCCGACTCCGACGGCGCCCACATCCGCTGCCTGCTGGCGACGCTGTTCTTCAAGTACATGCCCGACCTGATCACCGCCGGCCGGGTCTACACCGCCGTGCCGCCGCTGCACCGCATCGAGGTCTCCAACCCGCGCAAGGGCCAGGAGAAGTACGTCTACACCTACTCCGACGACGAGCTGCAGCGCAAGCTCGCCGAGCTGAAGAAGAAGAACATCCGCTGGAAGGACCCGGTGCAGCGCTACAAGGGTCTGGGCGAGATGGACGCCGACCAGCTGGCCGAGACCACGATGGACCCCCGCCACCGCACCCTGCGCAAGCTCACCGTCGACGACGCCGACGTCGCCGCCAGCGTCTTCGAGCTGCTGATGGGCTCCGACGTCGCACCGCGCAAGGAGTTCATCGTCCAGGGCGCCTACGAGGTCGACGTCGAGGCGCTCGACGCGTGA
- a CDS encoding beta-class carbonic anhydrase → MHDFDDLLAANRVFAAEFDFGGFDGIAHAGVGIVTCMDSRIEPLGMLGLKPGDAKILRNPGGRVDHSTLEALVLGVHLLRVDRILVVPHTRCAVATSTQEEVRERVAASAGDIGAWEPMHVVRDQLDSLADDVQKVRTHHLVPDHVQVGGFLYDVDSGLLEQHY, encoded by the coding sequence GTGCACGACTTCGACGACCTGCTGGCCGCCAACCGCGTCTTCGCCGCGGAGTTCGACTTCGGGGGCTTCGACGGCATCGCCCACGCCGGGGTGGGGATCGTGACCTGCATGGACTCGCGCATCGAGCCCCTCGGCATGCTCGGGCTGAAGCCCGGCGACGCCAAGATCCTGCGCAACCCCGGCGGCCGCGTCGACCACTCCACGCTGGAGGCCCTGGTCCTCGGCGTCCACCTGCTGCGGGTCGACCGGATCCTGGTGGTGCCCCACACGCGGTGCGCGGTGGCCACCAGCACCCAGGAGGAGGTCCGCGAGCGGGTGGCGGCCTCGGCCGGCGACATCGGCGCCTGGGAGCCGATGCACGTCGTGCGCGACCAGCTCGACTCGCTCGCCGACGACGTCCAGAAGGTGCGCACCCACCACCTGGTGCCCGACCACGTCCAGGTCGGCGGCTTCCTCTACGACGTCGACTCCGGGCTGCTCGAGCAGCACTACTGA
- a CDS encoding MFS transporter: protein MTGASGRPAEVDRRSRALLVFCAVAVAFAAVDTYVVVLALPDMMASVSISVDQLQRAAPIISGFLLGYVAMLPLIGRIADLRGPVPVLTASLAAFTVGSVVTAVSYDLASMVVGRFLQGLGGGGLVPATMALVAALYPVERRGLPLGLVSAVQELGSVLGPLFGAAVLSFTTWRGIFAINVAAGVLLYVVVRVLWNREPAASEGEPRARRGLPDLVGALALLVAAVGAWLVVYPPQALITDLTYGEYYVPVVDGGGRWLCPIGLVAIGAFLLFCLRCVLARRPLVDVRSWGRSMLEADLVGATYLAVALGGIVLAFATADPEVSVFSAQGPWFLLGSAVAVVALVVHLRRTEAPLVPRGALSAVPAWGALLVSLFVGWALIAALVDIPLLARTQRGRTQLDAALFLLRFLVALPVGAVVGGWLVRRAPAGVITAAGMVMAAAAFQVMSGWDAGSLDHPASNLALVVGGLGFGLALAPVNAAILASTPDDAHGVASALVVAARTVGMLIGISVLTTWGLRRLSEAIRDDPSLAEDIRAAAVFQEQEVFQGAAVFALVAAVLALVLFRGAPTREIDAARALRAPS, encoded by the coding sequence GTGACGGGCGCGAGCGGCCGACCGGCCGAGGTCGACCGACGGTCGCGGGCCCTGCTCGTCTTCTGCGCGGTCGCGGTGGCCTTCGCCGCCGTCGACACCTACGTCGTGGTGCTCGCGCTGCCCGACATGATGGCCTCGGTCTCGATCAGCGTCGACCAGCTGCAGCGGGCAGCGCCGATCATCTCGGGCTTCCTGCTCGGCTACGTCGCGATGCTCCCGCTGATCGGGCGGATCGCCGACCTGCGCGGACCGGTGCCGGTGCTGACCGCCTCGCTGGCGGCGTTCACGGTCGGCTCGGTGGTCACCGCGGTCTCCTACGACCTCGCGAGCATGGTGGTCGGCCGGTTCCTCCAGGGCCTCGGCGGCGGCGGTCTCGTCCCGGCCACGATGGCCCTGGTGGCCGCGCTGTACCCGGTCGAGCGGCGCGGTCTCCCCCTCGGGCTGGTCTCGGCCGTCCAGGAGCTCGGCAGCGTGCTCGGTCCGCTGTTCGGCGCCGCGGTGCTCTCCTTCACCACGTGGCGCGGCATCTTCGCGATCAACGTCGCCGCCGGCGTCCTGCTGTACGTCGTCGTGCGGGTCCTCTGGAACCGCGAGCCGGCGGCCTCGGAGGGCGAGCCCCGCGCCCGGCGCGGCCTGCCCGACCTGGTCGGCGCCCTGGCCCTCCTGGTCGCCGCGGTGGGGGCCTGGCTGGTGGTCTACCCGCCGCAGGCGCTGATCACCGACCTCACCTACGGCGAGTACTACGTGCCGGTCGTCGACGGCGGCGGCCGCTGGCTGTGCCCGATCGGGCTGGTCGCCATCGGCGCCTTCCTCCTCTTCTGCCTGCGGTGCGTCCTCGCCCGACGCCCGCTCGTCGACGTCCGCTCGTGGGGCCGCAGCATGCTCGAGGCCGACCTGGTCGGCGCGACGTACCTCGCGGTGGCGCTGGGCGGCATCGTGCTCGCCTTCGCCACCGCCGACCCCGAGGTCTCGGTCTTCTCCGCGCAGGGTCCGTGGTTCCTGCTCGGGTCCGCGGTCGCGGTGGTCGCGCTCGTGGTGCACCTGCGCCGGACCGAGGCCCCGCTGGTGCCCCGCGGTGCCCTGTCGGCGGTGCCGGCGTGGGGTGCGCTCCTGGTCAGCCTGTTCGTCGGCTGGGCCCTGATCGCCGCCCTGGTCGACATCCCGCTCCTCGCCCGGACCCAGCGCGGCCGCACCCAGCTCGACGCGGCGCTCTTCCTGCTCCGCTTCCTCGTCGCCCTCCCGGTGGGCGCGGTCGTCGGTGGCTGGCTGGTGCGGCGCGCACCGGCCGGGGTCATCACCGCCGCGGGGATGGTGATGGCGGCCGCGGCGTTCCAGGTGATGTCCGGCTGGGACGCCGGCAGCCTCGACCACCCGGCGAGCAACCTCGCGCTGGTCGTGGGCGGTCTCGGCTTCGGCCTGGCGCTGGCCCCGGTCAACGCCGCCATCCTGGCCAGCACCCCCGACGACGCCCACGGCGTCGCCAGCGCGCTCGTGGTGGCCGCCCGGACGGTCGGGATGCTGATCGGCATCTCGGTGCTCACCACGTGGGGCCTGCGCCGCCTCTCCGAGGCCATCCGGGACGACCCCTCCCTGGCCGAGGACATCCGCGCCGCCGCCGTCTTCCAGGAGCAGGAGGTGTTCCAGGGCGCCGCGGTCTTCGCCCTGGTCGCCGCCGTCCTGGCCCTGGTGCTGTTCCGCGGGGCACCCACCCGTGAGATCGATGCGGCCCGGGCGCTGCGCGCGCCGAGCTGA
- a CDS encoding LppX_LprAFG lipoprotein, whose protein sequence is MKTYRRLARRAAAVAATTALSLTLAACGGDETEAPGGDPDASPADVLAAAKTRIDETSGVRLELATDATPEGDYLGSAAGVIVVDPPAFEGKAAGRFAGLSASDVGVVSVDGVFYANIIGGFTELDRPRCVPDPAGLLDPDTGISSILAQATDLQQGDAERGGDNNDEIFTPYTATVPGPAIKNILPCAPGTSFDATFTVDDAGELRGIDLTGDFFEGTDELTYTITVEDYDVEQEIAKP, encoded by the coding sequence GTGAAGACCTACCGACGTCTAGCGCGCCGGGCCGCCGCCGTGGCCGCCACGACGGCCCTGTCCCTGACCCTGGCCGCCTGCGGGGGCGACGAGACCGAGGCGCCGGGGGGCGACCCCGACGCGAGCCCGGCCGACGTCCTCGCGGCCGCCAAGACCCGGATCGACGAGACGTCCGGCGTCCGGCTCGAGCTGGCCACCGACGCCACGCCGGAGGGCGACTACCTCGGCTCGGCCGCCGGCGTGATCGTCGTGGACCCGCCGGCCTTCGAGGGCAAGGCGGCCGGGCGGTTCGCGGGCCTGTCGGCCAGCGACGTCGGCGTGGTCTCCGTCGACGGCGTCTTCTACGCCAACATCATCGGCGGCTTCACCGAGCTCGACCGGCCGAGGTGCGTGCCCGACCCGGCCGGCCTCCTCGACCCCGACACCGGCATCTCGAGCATCCTGGCGCAGGCCACCGACCTCCAGCAGGGCGACGCCGAGCGCGGCGGCGACAACAACGACGAGATCTTCACCCCCTACACCGCGACGGTGCCGGGCCCGGCGATCAAGAACATCCTGCCGTGCGCGCCCGGCACGAGCTTCGACGCGACGTTCACCGTCGACGACGCCGGCGAGCTGCGCGGCATCGACCTCACCGGCGACTTCTTCGAGGGCACCGACGAGCTCACCTACACGATCACCGTCGAGGACTACGACGTGGAGCAGGAGATCGCCAAGCCGTGA
- a CDS encoding DNA gyrase/topoisomerase IV subunit A, whose amino-acid sequence MARRTTKQDLPDDFEEHILDIDVGEEMRNSFLEYAYSVIYSRALPDARDGLKPVQRRILYTMNDMGLRPDRGHVKSARVVGEVMGRLHPHGDGAIYDALVRQAQSWSLRLPMIDGHGNFGSPDDPPAAMRYTECRMDRPAVAMTADIDEDTVDFRPNYDGRETEPSVLPAAIPNLVVNGTTGIAVGMATNCAPHNLVEVVQALRHLIKHPRATVDDLMRFIPGPDLPTGGKIVGLDGVRDAYETGRGTFRMRATARIETIGRRKGIVVTELPYGVGTEKVVERIKTLVQGKKLQGIADMKDLTDRDNGLRLVIEIKNGFVPEAILEQLYRQTSMEDTFGINNVALVDGQPRTLGLKELLEVFLAHRFDVVRRRTTFRRTKAAARLHLVEGLLIAILDIDEVIALIRSSENAEEARTRLVQVFDLSELQADYILDMALRRLTKFSKLELDRQKNELEREIEALDAILGDETLLRSVVSDELAEIATTFGTPRRTVLLESAGTAVIASATSVEVADDPCYALLSSTGLLARTSGVDELGSGEGRANHDVVVSAVATTVRGEVGVLTSAGRLLRLGVLELPALPPSAHDPNLQGGYPLSEVLSLAAGERALALCTLATDGPGLALGTRDGVVKRVNPEVLNRDEWEVIGLKDGDEVVGAVELVSGEESLCFISNVAQLLHFPAAAVRPQGRSGGGMAGIKLGAGERVSWFGVVDPAAPEGPHRPVVVTASGASTALPGTEPGSVKVTPFSEYPSKGRATGGVRCHRFLKGEDTLVLAWAGTAPARAAAASGAPVDLPPADGRRDGSGTPGSQPVAAVAGPLAARLGPPTSTDPAVQG is encoded by the coding sequence ATGGCACGTCGCACCACGAAGCAGGACCTCCCCGACGACTTCGAGGAGCACATCCTCGACATCGACGTCGGGGAGGAGATGCGCAACTCGTTCCTGGAGTACGCCTACTCGGTCATCTACTCCCGGGCGCTGCCCGACGCCCGCGACGGGCTCAAGCCGGTCCAGCGCCGGATCCTCTACACGATGAACGACATGGGCCTGCGCCCCGACCGCGGGCACGTGAAGAGCGCCCGCGTGGTCGGCGAGGTCATGGGCCGGCTGCACCCGCACGGCGACGGCGCGATCTACGACGCCCTGGTCCGCCAGGCCCAGTCGTGGTCGCTGCGGCTGCCGATGATCGACGGGCACGGCAACTTCGGCTCCCCCGACGACCCGCCGGCGGCGATGCGCTACACCGAGTGCCGCATGGACCGCCCCGCCGTCGCGATGACCGCCGACATCGACGAGGACACCGTCGACTTCCGGCCCAACTACGACGGCCGCGAGACCGAGCCGTCGGTGCTCCCCGCCGCGATCCCCAACCTCGTGGTCAACGGCACCACCGGCATCGCGGTCGGCATGGCCACCAACTGCGCGCCCCACAACCTCGTCGAGGTCGTCCAGGCGCTGCGACACCTCATCAAGCACCCGAGGGCGACCGTCGACGACCTGATGCGGTTCATCCCCGGCCCCGACCTGCCCACCGGCGGCAAGATCGTCGGGCTCGACGGCGTCCGCGACGCCTACGAGACCGGCCGCGGCACCTTCCGGATGCGGGCCACCGCCCGGATCGAGACCATCGGCCGGCGCAAGGGCATCGTGGTGACCGAGCTGCCCTACGGCGTCGGCACCGAGAAGGTCGTCGAGCGGATCAAGACGCTCGTGCAGGGCAAGAAGCTGCAGGGCATCGCCGACATGAAGGACCTCACCGACCGCGACAACGGCCTGCGGCTCGTGATCGAGATCAAGAACGGCTTCGTGCCGGAGGCGATCCTCGAGCAGCTCTACCGCCAGACGTCGATGGAGGACACGTTCGGCATCAACAACGTCGCCCTCGTCGACGGCCAGCCCCGCACGCTCGGGCTCAAGGAGCTCCTCGAGGTGTTCCTGGCCCACCGCTTCGACGTCGTCCGCCGGCGCACGACCTTCCGGCGCACCAAGGCCGCCGCCCGGCTGCACCTGGTCGAGGGACTGCTCATCGCGATCCTCGACATCGACGAGGTGATCGCGCTGATCCGCTCCAGCGAGAACGCCGAGGAGGCCCGCACCCGCCTGGTGCAGGTCTTCGACCTCAGCGAGCTGCAGGCCGACTACATCCTCGACATGGCCCTGCGGCGGCTCACGAAGTTCTCCAAGCTCGAGCTCGACCGGCAGAAGAACGAGCTCGAGCGCGAGATCGAGGCCCTCGACGCGATCCTGGGCGACGAGACCCTGCTCCGCTCGGTCGTCTCCGACGAGCTCGCCGAGATCGCCACGACCTTCGGGACCCCGCGGCGCACCGTCCTGCTCGAGTCGGCCGGCACCGCCGTCATCGCGTCCGCCACCTCGGTCGAGGTCGCCGACGACCCCTGCTACGCGCTGCTCTCCTCCACCGGGCTGCTGGCCCGCACCAGCGGCGTCGACGAGCTCGGCTCCGGCGAGGGCCGGGCCAACCACGACGTCGTCGTGTCCGCGGTGGCGACCACCGTGCGGGGCGAGGTCGGCGTCCTCACCTCGGCCGGCCGGCTGCTGCGCCTCGGCGTCCTCGAGCTGCCCGCGCTGCCGCCGAGCGCCCACGACCCCAACCTCCAGGGCGGCTACCCGCTCAGCGAGGTGCTGTCGCTCGCCGCCGGCGAACGGGCCCTGGCGCTGTGCACGCTGGCCACCGACGGACCCGGCCTCGCGCTCGGCACCCGCGACGGCGTCGTCAAGCGGGTCAACCCGGAGGTGCTCAACCGCGACGAGTGGGAGGTCATCGGCCTCAAGGACGGCGACGAGGTCGTCGGCGCGGTCGAGCTGGTCTCCGGCGAGGAGTCGCTGTGCTTCATCAGCAACGTCGCCCAGCTGCTTCACTTCCCGGCCGCCGCGGTCCGACCCCAGGGTCGCTCCGGCGGCGGCATGGCCGGCATCAAGCTCGGCGCCGGCGAGCGGGTGTCGTGGTTCGGGGTCGTCGACCCCGCCGCGCCCGAGGGCCCGCACCGCCCGGTCGTGGTGACGGCGTCGGGCGCGTCCACGGCGCTGCCGGGCACCGAGCCGGGCTCGGTCAAGGTGACGCCGTTCTCGGAGTACCCCTCGAAGGGGCGCGCCACCGGCGGGGTCCGCTGCCACCGCTTCCTCAAGGGCGAGGACACCCTGGTGCTCGCCTGGGCCGGCACCGCACCCGCGCGCGCCGCGGCCGCCAGCGGCGCACCGGTCGACCTGCCGCCCGCCGACGGCCGTCGCGACGGCTCGGGCACGCCCGGCAGCCAGCCGGTCGCCGCCGTGGCCGGACCGCTGGCCGCCCGGCTCGGTCCACCGACGTCCACCGACCCCGCTGTGCAAGGGTGA